ACCGGCACAGCAGCGGCCCTGCAACGGATTGAGGATTTTGATCCAACGAGCGATCGAATTGGGCTGGCTCCGGGGCTGCGGTTCGAGGATTTGGAGATTGTGCGGGTTAGCGATCGCGCCAATGACACCATCGCCACCAGCACCACCGACAGCCCTGGCGAAGTGCTGATTTTTCTGAAGGGCACGACCAATCTGCTGGCCCGGGTGGCCAATGTGCGGTTGGCAGACTTGGGGCGCGATCGATTCGTGGAAGCGGAGGTGCTGCAATTTAGCGACAGCACTTTTCAGATTCGGGAAGATGGCACACCGTTCACCAGTATTCGCATTGAGCGCAGTTTTCCCTTTCTGAAATCGCCAATCACCACCAAAACGGTCACGGTGGGTGTGAGCAATGGCACGGCGATCTTGGGCCAAGATTTGCGCTTGGATGGGCCGATCGTGGCGGAGTTTGGGGCCGATGAGCGATCGGTCTCGGTGGTGTTGCCGTTGGTGGATGACCTGCTGGTGGAGGGAACGGAAACCCTGCGCCTCACCTTGGCGGATCCAACCGGGGGCAGCAAACTGGGCGATCGCACGCAGGCGACCCTCTTGATTGAGGACAATGACCAGCCTTCAGCGGCTTCACCGGGACGATTAGATTTCAGCGGCTCCGTCTACAGCGTTGAAGAAAGCGATGGTTCCGCCCTGATTGCCATCACGCGCACGGGAGGCACCAACGGCGAAATTACCGCCACGATCGATATTGTCAATGACAGCGCGATCGTCTTCCGCGACCTGGGCGCACCGGAACCCACTGTGGTGCGGTTTGCCGACGGAGACAGCACCACCCAATTTGTCCGAGTTCCGCTGATTGACAACTTTGTGGAGGATGGAACCCGCAGCGCCATTTTGCGGCTGGTGAACCTGACCAACGGAGCCAGCACCGGAGAACGCCCCGCCGCCCGCTTGGAAATCATCGACAACGACGGCCCCGCCGGAACTTTATCCTTCAGCCAGCCGGTTTTTAGCGTGGTGGAAGGCCAGGCGATCGCCTCGGTGACGGTTACCCGCAGCAACGGCAGCAGCGGCCCCGTCACCGCCCTCATTTCCACCACCAGCGGCACGGCGGTTCCCGGTGCTGATTTTGGCATTCCTGCCAGCACTCTGGTGAGTTTTGCCGACGGGGACACCACGCCCAAAACCATTCAATTCTCGATCGGGGATGATGCCCTGTTGGAAACCACCGAAGTGGTGAATCTGGCCCTGGTCAACCCGACGGGCGGGGCCTTGCTGGGGCGGCAAAATACGGCCGTGTTGGAGATTGCCGATAACGATCGATTCACGGCCCAGGTCAACTTTGGGCAAGTGCGCGATCTCCAGCCGATCGGCACGGATCCGATTACGGGCGTTCAATTTTCCAGCAATGCCCTAGGCATTTTGGATTACAACGCGGGTGGCAGCGGCAACTTCACCGATCCGCTACTGAATGCCGGAGCTGCCGCCCAAGTGATGACCTACGGAGAAGGGCGATCGATTGTGATGACCGTGGCCAACGGGTTTCGCGATCGACTTAGTTTCCGTTATGCAGCCCCCTTTGCCCTTGATCCGCGCCGGGATCCCGATGGGGATGGCCTCCACGAAGTGACGCTCTACGATGGGCCCAACGGCACCGGAAACATTTTGGCCATCATCGATCTGCCCCTGACCGCCGACAGCAACTTACCCGTGGGAGCCTATGCCCTGACCCGCGATCCCTTCGTGGTGAACTTCAGTGGCATTGCCCGATCGGTCACCTTCGGCAGCCAAGCAGACAAGCTGATTTTGGACGACATCGCGATCGGCTAGGCTGCTCGCCACTGCAATTCGTAGCCTGCTGAACAGCAAAAATTTTGATTTGCTTCAACATTGACGGGTCGCATATCTAGTGTTTGACTGAAAAAGGTTTTCTGTTTCACGCTAGATATTGTGGGTGTCCCATCAGCTATGGTCTCGCAACTTGAGGTTTCCACCCTATCGCGATCGTCCAACTCCCTCGCTCATGGTTTGGTGCAGGTGTTTACCGCACCCCGGCGAACGTTTCTGACAGATGTAATGGCCCAGGCCCTGCGCGTGGCCGGCCAGGGACAGTCGGTGTTAGTGGCCCAATTCCTCAAGGGCGGTATTCGTCAGGGCAGCGACCATCCGATCTCCTTGGTGCAACGACTGGATTGGCTGCGTTGTGACCTCTCGCGCAATTTGGATGAAACCCAGCCCACGCCGGAAGAAATCGCCGCCATTCGCGATCTTTGGCAACAGGTGGTCGATCGGGTGCAATCGGGACAATACGAGCTAATCGTGTTGGATGAATTAAGCTTGGCAATTCGGCTGGGGGCGATCGACTGCAAGGAAGTGCTGGATTTGCTCGATCGCTGCCCGCAACACCTGGACGTGATTTTGACTGGGCCCGACGTACCCCAATCGCTGTTGGATGCGGCTGACCAAATCACCGAAGTGCGTCGCAGTCGTCGTTCTTGATCGTTAACTCTGGCTGGTTTGGGCTGGTCTGCTCGATCGGGACTGCGCCCTAGATTGCGCCGCCCCCGAAAGCCATCACAGCCAGGGGTAGCAAGCCCAAGGCTGCTTTATGCTAAGGTGGCTTGCTGCCCTACCTCACTCGCTGACGATCATGCTCAAGAACGATGCCTGGATTACCGAGATGGCCCGCCAAGGGATGATTTCCCCCTTCGAGCCAAAACTTGTACGGCGCATCGAACAGCATCCCGTCATCTCCTATGGGTGCAGCAGTTTTGGCTATGACATCCGCCTGTCGCCCAAGGAATTCAAAATTTTTCGCCACATTCCTGGCACAGTCGTTGATCCCAAAAACTTCAACCCCGCCAACCTGGATCCCGCCGAGCTACACCGCGATGAGAACGGTGAATTTTTCATCCTGCCGGCCCACTCCTACGGCCTCGGAGTCGCCCTAGAGCATTTGCAAATTCCCGACACCATCACCGTCCTTTGCATCGGCAAAAGCACCTACGCCCGTGTCGGCTTGATTGCCAACTTGACCCCAGCAGAGGCGGGCTGGCGCGGCCATTTGACCCTGGAAATTTCCAACGCATCGAGCGCCGATTGCCGGATCTATGCCAATGAAGGCATTGTGCAATTGCTCTTTATGGAAGGCGATCCTTGCGAAGTCAGCTATGAAACCCGCCGGGGGAAATATCAAGACCAACCCGAGTCGATCGTGATTGCCCGAGTCTAATTCGCACCCAGTTTGCCGGTTATCCATCTCCCTTTTCCTGCCCCTCATTGTCGCTTTCCCTCGAACGTCATGGATCTGTTTCGTGTTGAAGTGCTTTCCGCCATGCCCAATCCTCAGCAGTTGGTGTGGGCAGCCATGCACCAGGATTATTCAGAAAACTTTGTGGTTGATGAGCGCGATCAATTCCCCGACGAGGCCCGAGCGGGTGAGTTAATTATCAAGCACCTCTTACAGGGAAATCGGGGACATTTTGGGCCGATCGAGCATCCGCAAATTGTGTTTAATGTGGGCTTTTTTCCCCATTCAACCATGCAACAATTGCGGACTCATCGAGTAGGAATTTCCTTCGATGTTCAGTCCGGAAGATATTCAGGAATGCGAATTCTGGACGTAATCGAAGGAAAACGGGCACTGGAAGAAATTTTCTACCTGCGGCCGGTTGGTTACTACGCCGATCGCCAAGGGAAAAAGTATTTTTATTCGCCTGAGCAACGGCAAGCGGATTTGGATTGGTGCTTAGAAGCTTGCAAGCGCTATAAGCAACGGATTGAGGAAGGCCTGTCCGAAGAGCACGCTCGCGGGTTGATTCCCTTCGATGTGCGCCAGCATTTCGTGATGAGTTGCAATGCCCGATCGCTCATGCATATTCTCGATTTGCGAGCCAAAGCTGACGCACAGTTGGAAATTCAAAAGCTGTGCGACTTGTTGATGGTGCATTTCAAAAATTGGATGCCGGCCTTGGCCGATTGGTATGAAACCAATCGGTTGGGTAAGGCGCGGTTGTCGCCCTAGCGCTGATTATTGACGGTTGGCCGAATGATAATCACGGTGGTGCGATCGAACCCAGGGGGCAGCCCGGGCGGTACTGGAGAGCTGGGATTGTTCGGTGTGGCGCTAGGGGTGTTGCTGCGGGGGCGATTGGCTCCTTCGCTCACGGTGCTGGGTGTGCCGCTACCGGTTGCGCCGCGCCCACCCAGAGGATCCGCCATCCCATCCAGTGCATCAATCACAAAGGTTTCGGAAAAGCCGGTGCGGGCCGGCCTCCGGGACTCTTCAAAAAAAGAGGGCTTGGGACTGCTGCCCGAAGAGCCACTGGGGGCTGCCGGTTGGGCGATCGCCCCCATTGTTCCTAACCCCACGCCCAACAAGACTCCGATCGCCCCGCCGCTCAAACGCCATCCCCAGACCATAACCCGCCCCATCGCGATCGCCCTCTTCACTAATCAAGCTCAACAGTTCAGGCAAAATTTCTCGGATTGTAGCCAAGTTATTGCCCCAGCCTGCACCCAGATCGCTATCCAACCCGATCGTCATCCAGATTGAATCCGGCGAACTGCCGCGCTAGGATTCCTAAGCGGTGGCAAGAAACGCCAGCAGTTCCCCCGTTGGAATTGCTAGACGAACAAGAGCCATCGATCGTTTCCCTCGTCGCCGCCCAGACAACCTAAAAAACTGCTCCACCCGATCGGCCCCCTTTGCAACCCATGAGCCAAACCAGCAAAAAACGAGTTCTCTCCGGCGTACAACCCACCGGCAGCATCCACCTCGGCAACTATTTGGGCGCAATCCGTAATTGGGTCGTCGATCAGCACCAGTACGACAATTTCTTCTGTGTGGTGGATTTGCACGCCATCACCGTTCCCCACAATCCGGCGGTGTTGGCCGCAGACAGCTTCAAGATTGCCGCCCTCTACTTGGCCTGTGGAATTGACCTCAGTTGCTCCACAATCTTTATCCAATCCCACGTGAGCGCCCACAGCGAATTGGCTTGGTTGCTGAATTGCGTCACGCCCCTGAATTGGCTGGAGCGGATGATTCAGTTTAAGGAAAAAGCCCTGAAGCAAGGCGAAAACGTCAGTGTGGGTCTGCTGGACTATCCGGTGTTGATGGCGGCGGATATTTTGCTTTATGACGCGGATTTGGTGCCGGTGGGCGAAGACCAGAAGCAGCACTTGGAGTTAACCCGCGATGTGGCGATTCGGGTGAATCATCAATACGGCAGCGAGGAGCGGCCGATTCTGAAAGTGCCTGAACCCGCCATCCGCAAGGAAGGGGCCCGCGTGATGAGCCTGACGGACGGGACGAAGAAGATGTCGAAGTCGGATCCGACGGAGATGAGCCGGATTGAGCTGTTGGACAGCCCCGACACGATCGCCAGGAAAATTAAGCGCTGCAAAACTGACCCCCAGCGCGGTTTGGAGTTTAATAACCCCGATCGCCCCGAATGCCACAACCTGTTGGGTCTCTATCAAATTTTGTCCGGCAAATCCCGCGAGGAAGTGGCGACGGAATGTGCCGACATGGGTTGGGGACAGTTCAAGCCCCTGCTGACGGAAACGACGATCGCGGCGCTGGAGCCAATTCAGCAAAAATATAACGAGGTGATGGGCGATCGGGGCTATCTGGAATCTGTGTTGCGGGATGGCCGCGAAAAGGCGGCCGCCGTGGCCAATGCCACCCTGCTTCGGGTGAAGGATGCTTTGGGCTATTCGCGACCGCTTTAGGGCCGATTCGAGGGTTAATCACCCGCTGACGGGCGATCAGTGTGGCCCCGGAATTTGAGACCATAACCAACTGGATAAGGGAGACGGAAACAACGATGAAAGCCGTGGTGTTTGGTGCAACCGGCGAAACGGGCCGGCGAATTGTGCAAGCCTTGGTCGATCGCCAAGTACCTGTGCGGGCCGTGGTGCGCGATTTGGCCACCGCTCGCGCGATTTTGCCGGATTCGGTGGAAGTGGTGCAGGGCAATTTACTCGATCGCCGCTCGATCGACTCTGCCTTAGCCGGTTGCACGGTGGTGTTGAGCGCTGCCGGAGCCAGGCCCAGCTTGGATCCAACGGGCCCCTTGCAGGTGGATTATCTGGGAACCAAGAACTTAACCGATGCAGCCAAGGCGGCGGGCATTGAGCAGTTGGTGCTGGTCTCTTCCCTTTGTGTGTCCAAACTGCTCCACCCGCTGAATTTGTTTTGGTTGATTCTGTTTTGGAAACAACAGGGTGAGCGCTACTTGCAAAACAGCGGCCTGACCTACACGATCGTGCGGCCCGGCGGTCTGAAAAACGAAGATCGGGACACCCCTGTGGTGATGAGCACTGTCGATACGCTCTTTGAGGGATCGATTCCCCGATCGCAGGTGGCCAAGGTTTGTGTCGAAGCCTTGTGGGAACCGGCGGCCCGCAACAAAATTGTGGAAATCGTGGCGCGGGATGATGCCCCCGTGCAGCCTTGGTCAGCCCTTTTTGCCAGCGTTTAAGCGCGGTTCGATCGATGTTTCCTAACTCATCCAATCCCAATCCCTTGGGGGGTTCTGGGTCGTCGCTGCCCGGTTCGCTGCCCGGTTCACTGCCTGGATCTCCCACCGGAGAACCCGGGGGCGATCGCTACGGCACTGGGCTAGTGGCTCCCCAAAGCGTGGATGCGCGCACCAAAAAATTGATGCAGCGCACTTTCTTGATCTTGCTTCTGGCGGGTCTGGCGATCGGGGCGGTCATCTCCGTAGGGGTGGTGATTGCCTTCCAAAAATTTGGACTGATTGGCGTACCCACCCCCAGCGCCCCGATCACGCCAGGGAATTAGCCCCAAGCTGACACATAACAAGCCATTAGGATTGGCGCACCACCGCCCCTCGCACACATAACCCCAACAGGCTGCCACTCAACAGCAGCTTTAGGGTTTCCAGCCCAAAGTAGCCCCCATGCCAAAGGGTCATGGCCGCCGGAACCGAGGGAGCAGTGCTAGCCCAAGACAGGGAAGCCCCTAGCCCCGCCATGGTCGGCGCGAGCCAATAGGTTTGCATCAACATAATGGCCATCAGCACCGCCGCGATCGCCACCACCCACCGCTCGCTGAGGCGGCTCACTTCGTGACGATATCCCAAGGCCAGCGCACCGGCCATCACAACCCCGGCCACCAACAGCCCCACGTGGTTGAACCCATTGAACAGTAACCAACCCACGGGCGCAAAGTCGGGCCGCTCCATCATGCCGCCCATGTAGAGGGCCGGCATGGCCGCCAGGTCGATCGCCAAGGTGGCCCCAACCCACAACAAGAGGGCGATCTCAACGGTCATTTTCCAAGCCGATTGCCCCAGACCGAGAGCGTGGCTGAGACTGGTTTTAAATTCAGAACTCATGCTCGATCGCCTCCTAAATTCCAATTTCTAGCCTAGGAAACTTCCGAGATCAGCGGTAGCCTTTGTTGGGTTTATTCATGATTTGCACATGAACCGTAATACCGGCGATTGCTGAAGAATCTAGAGAATTGAGGATCATGGTCTGATCGAAAAAATGAAGTTCTTCGGTTGCTCATTGCCCAAGTTTCACAATGGGTCATGTTCCAGTGTTGACGATCGGCCGATCGATCGGTGCTAGGGCGCTTTGGGGGGTGATTGATCGAGCGCTTGAATGACCCAAGTGTTGTTAAAGGGTTCGATCGCCTGGATTTGGTAGCGGGGATTGGTTTTGAGCCGATCGAGCCATTCTGTTTTGGGCCGATAGGCGATCGCCCGCTGAATGGTTTCAGGAAGGGGCAGATCGGGTTCCTCTAGGTAAATCAGTTGGGCTTGGGACGGCAGGCGACGGGCCAGGGTGAGCAACCGCAGAGCATTGCCGCTGATCACCACGGGTGGCTGCAGCTCACTCACCCGCTGGGCGATCGCCGGATCGTCGTAACTGCTGTATTTGTTCCACCAAGTGGGAGCCATCACGCCTTGGCTACTGGACCACAGCCCCACCACCCACAACAGGGCGATCGCCCCCGCAGCCCAAGGCCGCCGCCGTTGGTTAGCCCAAGCTTCGCTGAGGCCAAAGGCCAGCACCCAGGTGAGGGCCAAGTAGGCCGGAAGGAAGTAGCGGGCAATGGTCGATCGCTGGCCGCCATCCACCGCATCCAACAGGGCAAAGGGCAGGGCGATCGCGCCAGTCAACAGGGGAAACAGCCAAATATCCGGCGGCGTGACCCGCAGCAAGCGCCGGATGCTGAGTGCAACCATCGCCAGCAACAACCCGATCGGGAGCCAGTGCCAGGACAGGGTGATCGGGTCGGTTTCCTGGGTGATGTCAAACAGGGGCCGATCGAAACAGGCTTGCCAATCCAGGGCGATCGCGCTGAAATTCAGGCCCCAACGCTGCACCAAGGTTCCCCAAGTCAGCTCCCGATCGATCCAACCCATGGGTTTTCGATAGGTCAGCCAACAAACCAGCCAGGGACTGAACAGCACCAGCGCCCCCAGCAGGGAACCACCCCAGGCTAGAAGGTTATGGCGCAAGGCATTCCAACCCCGGTGCGATCGCTCCAGCCATCCCCGCAGGGCCACGTAGGCTCCTTGGGCAGCAATCCCAAGGGCCAAGGGCAAATGACCATAGAAATTGCAGGCCACCAAGACTCCGTAGGTCATCCAGGCCGATCGGGTGGGTTTGCCCAAGCGATCGAGCCGCAGAGCACGCAACAGGGCCCAACTGGCCAACAAAAACAACACCACCGCCAAACTGTAGCCCCGGGCTTCGCGGGCATAGACCACTTGGATCGGGGAAACGGCCACCAGACCGATCGCCAAACCAATCACCGATCGGGCCCTGGGCCAATCGGCTAACCAAGCCTGCCCAAACAGAACTAAAGCCGGAAACACCAGCAGACTCACCAGGGCAGAAAAGGCCCGAATCGCCGCTACCGAGTCCCCTGCCAAATGCGTCCAGCCCCGCAGCAACAGGTAATAGAGCGGCACTTGGTCGGGGGTTTCGGTGGCCAGGCTGTGGAGCGTCGCCAGCCAAGGATGATCGCCCGATCGCTGCAAGGGAACTAAATCAGCGGGGAAAACGGGCCGCCCTTGGGGCTGGAAAAAGTCCTCCACTTGCTCCTTGGTATAACCCGCAATGCGCACGGAGGTGATGGTTTCGTCGTACCAGTAAACCGCGCGATCGAGGGCCGAAAACCGCAACAGCACCGCCACCACCAGAACGAACCCAAGCACCCAACCCGATCGGCCCGGCCCAGATCCGCCGGGCCAAAAACCGCCTAAATTCCCAAATCGGCTCGATCGCTTCGGGGAGCTGCTCATGGGTTCACATCCCGATCGCGGGCAATCTCAGCGGCGGCATCCGGCAAATCATCGAAATCCTCAGGGAGATCATCATCGGGAACATCATCCGCTGGCAATCTCAACCCATGCTCCTGGTCATCATTCATGAATCGATCCTCCTCGACGGCCGACCAATCGGCCGGGGGCCAGTGAAGCGCCAAATAGGGTACATCCCAAGAGTCTTGGCGCGATCGCCCCGCTGCAAAGTTGCGCCCCGTCTCCGCACCGGGGTAGGGCAAATGACCCACCGGGGCCGACAGGTCAAAAATGAGGGAATCGTAAGGAATCAGTTCCACCACCCGATCGGGCGCAGTGCCCCGAAACCGTTGCCACCAGAGGGCCAGCCGTTGCCAGTCATCCTGGGCCACCGCATCGGGATCAAACAGGGTCACTTGCCAGCCCACATAGTCCGCCAACTGCTCATAAACCTCTGGATCCCAGTCTCCCGGCTGCCCGCCCAATTCTGTCCACAGGGCCGCTTGAATGCTCCAGCCAAATTGCCCGCGACTGTAGGTCACCCACAGCTCATCAATCTGTTGCAGTTCCGCCGTGGGTAATTCCAGAAAGGAGCATTGGGCGGCAAAGTAACGCACTAGCCGATCGGTTTCCCGATCGGCCGATCGCCAATCTCCCACTTTCAATGCTTCAAACAAATCCTGATACAAATCTTGGCGGGCAAACCCGCCCCTTGCTTCCGCACAAATCCGATGGGCTTCGCCTCGGCGGGCAATATCTTCGTAGATCAGCAGGCCATCTCGTTCAACGTTGTGGATCCAATCCTCACAGCCGGTCAGCTCTGGTGCAAAGGCATGGCCACAAAATTTACAGGCCTGGTGATCCAGAGGCGCACCACAGTTGGGGCAATGTTCCAAGGACGCATCCAGGGCCAAGGCTCCACAACTGCCACAGGGGCGCGGGGCTAATTGCACCTGAGCCAAGCAATCTTCATGAAAGAAGCGCTGCAACTGGGGTAAATAAACCACCGCCGAGGGGGCGATCGGCTGCTGACAAACCGCACAGGGCAATCCCAAATAGTCGATCGCCCCGCAATGGGGACAGGCCGCCGCCCCCAAGGGCACTGCTCCGCCACAGTCCAGGCAGGTGGATAACTCAGCCATGCATTCTCCTGCGTTGCTCAACCCCGGGCGATCGCTCCAGTTATGCAAAATTTTGCAACCATCGGGGGCGATCGGCGTTTGTCTGTGGGTTATTTTGCCTGATTTTCTGGTTTCTATTTCCTGGCGCTCAGTGTGTTGATGAACCCCTGTTGATGAACCCTGTGGGCCGTTGCCTGAACTGCTGGGGTCAATCAACCGTTGGGATCACGGGTTGATGGCAACGCCGTTCAGAATCAATGCAGCGCCAACTCAGTACCAATTCAGTTCAGTACCAATCCAGCGCCGAAGGTTCATAAACAGTTCAAGGGTTACAGCCGCGATCACTCGCTTCGGCGGTCGGGGTTGCGGTGTAGTATGTTCGTTGCGACATCCGGCCCGTTTCGGGGGTCGTTGGTTCAGCCGATCGGCGACGCGCAATCCTGAGGCCTATGCAACGCCAAAAATTTACCCTTGGTTTCATTGTGGTGCTGACGATCGCGGCGATCGCCGTGATTGTTAACCTGCCCGTGCAGTTGGGGCTTGACCTACGCGGTGGTTCCCAACTGACACTCCAGGTCATGACCACGCCGGAAATTCCCCAGGTCACGCCCGAAGATCTCTCGGCCGTCCGCAAAGTTATTGATAACCGGATTAATGAGCTGGGGGTTTCCGAAGCCCTGGTGCAAACGTCCGGCAACGACAAGCTGGTGGTGCAACTGCCGGGGGTCAGCGACCCGGAACAGGCGGAGCGAGTTTTGGGCAACACGGCGCGGCTGGAGTTTCGGGAGCAAAAACCGGGAACCGAGGCCCAATACCAAGCGGAACGGCAAGTTTACGACGAGCTGAAGGCGAAACGGGCCGCGCTGATTCAGGCAGGGGACAAGGCCGCGATCGACGAAAATCAGCGGGCGATCGAACGGAGCCAGGAAGCCATTAGCCAACTGTTTGAAAAAGCGGTGCTCACGGGCCAAGATCTCCGGGAAGCGGGAGCCGCCCCGGATGGTGGCTTGGGTAACTCTTGGGTTGTGATTATTCGCTTTTCAGCCGATGCCGCCGATCGCTATGCGGAACTGACCAAAAAACTGGCGGGCACGGGTCGCGGCCTGGGTATTTTTCTCGATCGGGACTTGTTAACCGCACCCGTGGTGGGGCCGGAATATGCCCAATTGGGAATTACCGGCGGCAGCACCGAAATTCGCGGTAACTTCACCGCCGACTCCTCCCAAGAGTTGGTAATTCAACTGAAGGGTGGAGCCTTGCCCCTGCCCGTGAAGTTGGTGGAAACCCGCACCGTAGGCGCAACTTTGGGTCGCGACAGCGTAGAAAGCAGCATTTGGGCCGGTGTGGGTGGCTTGGTGTTGGTGCTGATCTTTATGGCCATCTACTATCGCCTGCCCGGCGTGGTGGCTGACCTGGCCCTGATCATCTATGCCCTGTTGAACTTTGCAGTATTCGCGCTGGTGCCTGTCACCCTCTCGTTACCGGGGATTGCGGGCTTCATTCTCAGCATCGGGATGGCGGTGGATGCCAACGTGCTGATCTTTGAGCGCACCCGCGAGGAACTGCAAGCGGGCAAGAGTCTTTATCGATCGGTTGAATCCGGTTTCTATCGGGCGTTTTCCAGCATTTTGGATGGTAACGTCACCACCCTGATTGCCTGTGTGGTGCTGTTTTGGCTGGGCACAGGTTTGGTTAAAGGGTTTGCCCTCACCCTGGCGATCGGGGTGTTGTTGAGCATGTTCACCGCCCTCACCTGTAGCCGCACTCTGTTGTTTGTGGCCCTCAGTATTCCTTCCCTGCGCCGTCCTGAGTGGTATTGCCCCGGTTTAAAAGCCAATCTGAAAACGGCTGGCTCGGGCAACTAGCGCCCCCCTTCGCCCCATTCCACCTGCCCTCCTGAATCAGCAAGCGTGATGAACCTGAAGATTATTGAAAAAAGTCGGTTGTGGTGGTCGCTGTCCCTGGCCTTGACCGTTGCCGGGGCGATCGCCGTGATTGGTTGCATGGTCACCTTTGGCACGCC
This sequence is a window from Limnothrix sp. FACHB-406. Protein-coding genes within it:
- the thyX gene encoding FAD-dependent thymidylate synthase — its product is MDLFRVEVLSAMPNPQQLVWAAMHQDYSENFVVDERDQFPDEARAGELIIKHLLQGNRGHFGPIEHPQIVFNVGFFPHSTMQQLRTHRVGISFDVQSGRYSGMRILDVIEGKRALEEIFYLRPVGYYADRQGKKYFYSPEQRQADLDWCLEACKRYKQRIEEGLSEEHARGLIPFDVRQHFVMSCNARSLMHILDLRAKADAQLEIQKLCDLLMVHFKNWMPALADWYETNRLGKARLSP
- a CDS encoding DUF4149 domain-containing protein, yielding MSSEFKTSLSHALGLGQSAWKMTVEIALLLWVGATLAIDLAAMPALYMGGMMERPDFAPVGWLLFNGFNHVGLLVAGVVMAGALALGYRHEVSRLSERWVVAIAAVLMAIMLMQTYWLAPTMAGLGASLSWASTAPSVPAAMTLWHGGYFGLETLKLLLSGSLLGLCVRGAVVRQS
- a CDS encoding GUN4 domain-containing protein; translation: MAELSTCLDCGGAVPLGAAACPHCGAIDYLGLPCAVCQQPIAPSAVVYLPQLQRFFHEDCLAQVQLAPRPCGSCGALALDASLEHCPNCGAPLDHQACKFCGHAFAPELTGCEDWIHNVERDGLLIYEDIARRGEAHRICAEARGGFARQDLYQDLFEALKVGDWRSADRETDRLVRYFAAQCSFLELPTAELQQIDELWVTYSRGQFGWSIQAALWTELGGQPGDWDPEVYEQLADYVGWQVTLFDPDAVAQDDWQRLALWWQRFRGTAPDRVVELIPYDSLIFDLSAPVGHLPYPGAETGRNFAAGRSRQDSWDVPYLALHWPPADWSAVEEDRFMNDDQEHGLRLPADDVPDDDLPEDFDDLPDAAAEIARDRDVNP
- a CDS encoding cob(I)yrinic acid a,c-diamide adenosyltransferase translates to MVSQLEVSTLSRSSNSLAHGLVQVFTAPRRTFLTDVMAQALRVAGQGQSVLVAQFLKGGIRQGSDHPISLVQRLDWLRCDLSRNLDETQPTPEEIAAIRDLWQQVVDRVQSGQYELIVLDELSLAIRLGAIDCKEVLDLLDRCPQHLDVILTGPDVPQSLLDAADQITEVRRSRRS
- the dcd gene encoding dCTP deaminase: MLKNDAWITEMARQGMISPFEPKLVRRIEQHPVISYGCSSFGYDIRLSPKEFKIFRHIPGTVVDPKNFNPANLDPAELHRDENGEFFILPAHSYGLGVALEHLQIPDTITVLCIGKSTYARVGLIANLTPAEAGWRGHLTLEISNASSADCRIYANEGIVQLLFMEGDPCEVSYETRRGKYQDQPESIVIARV
- a CDS encoding SDR family oxidoreductase translates to MKAVVFGATGETGRRIVQALVDRQVPVRAVVRDLATARAILPDSVEVVQGNLLDRRSIDSALAGCTVVLSAAGARPSLDPTGPLQVDYLGTKNLTDAAKAAGIEQLVLVSSLCVSKLLHPLNLFWLILFWKQQGERYLQNSGLTYTIVRPGGLKNEDRDTPVVMSTVDTLFEGSIPRSQVAKVCVEALWEPAARNKIVEIVARDDAPVQPWSALFASV
- a CDS encoding glycosyltransferase family 39 protein, which produces MSSSPKRSSRFGNLGGFWPGGSGPGRSGWVLGFVLVVAVLLRFSALDRAVYWYDETITSVRIAGYTKEQVEDFFQPQGRPVFPADLVPLQRSGDHPWLATLHSLATETPDQVPLYYLLLRGWTHLAGDSVAAIRAFSALVSLLVFPALVLFGQAWLADWPRARSVIGLAIGLVAVSPIQVVYAREARGYSLAVVLFLLASWALLRALRLDRLGKPTRSAWMTYGVLVACNFYGHLPLALGIAAQGAYVALRGWLERSHRGWNALRHNLLAWGGSLLGALVLFSPWLVCWLTYRKPMGWIDRELTWGTLVQRWGLNFSAIALDWQACFDRPLFDITQETDPITLSWHWLPIGLLLAMVALSIRRLLRVTPPDIWLFPLLTGAIALPFALLDAVDGGQRSTIARYFLPAYLALTWVLAFGLSEAWANQRRRPWAAGAIALLWVVGLWSSSQGVMAPTWWNKYSSYDDPAIAQRVSELQPPVVISGNALRLLTLARRLPSQAQLIYLEEPDLPLPETIQRAIAYRPKTEWLDRLKTNPRYQIQAIEPFNNTWVIQALDQSPPKAP
- the trpS gene encoding tryptophan--tRNA ligase, with protein sequence MSQTSKKRVLSGVQPTGSIHLGNYLGAIRNWVVDQHQYDNFFCVVDLHAITVPHNPAVLAADSFKIAALYLACGIDLSCSTIFIQSHVSAHSELAWLLNCVTPLNWLERMIQFKEKALKQGENVSVGLLDYPVLMAADILLYDADLVPVGEDQKQHLELTRDVAIRVNHQYGSEERPILKVPEPAIRKEGARVMSLTDGTKKMSKSDPTEMSRIELLDSPDTIARKIKRCKTDPQRGLEFNNPDRPECHNLLGLYQILSGKSREEVATECADMGWGQFKPLLTETTIAALEPIQQKYNEVMGDRGYLESVLRDGREKAAAVANATLLRVKDALGYSRPL
- a CDS encoding Calx-beta domain-containing protein; protein product: MALLVLTDGDDRLNLTEAQAVLGQGGNDSLTGTSGDDILYGGLGNDTLIGGAGADILGGNEGDNRLRGGAGSDIFVIEAGTGTAAALQRIEDFDPTSDRIGLAPGLRFEDLEIVRVSDRANDTIATSTTDSPGEVLIFLKGTTNLLARVANVRLADLGRDRFVEAEVLQFSDSTFQIREDGTPFTSIRIERSFPFLKSPITTKTVTVGVSNGTAILGQDLRLDGPIVAEFGADERSVSVVLPLVDDLLVEGTETLRLTLADPTGGSKLGDRTQATLLIEDNDQPSAASPGRLDFSGSVYSVEESDGSALIAITRTGGTNGEITATIDIVNDSAIVFRDLGAPEPTVVRFADGDSTTQFVRVPLIDNFVEDGTRSAILRLVNLTNGASTGERPAARLEIIDNDGPAGTLSFSQPVFSVVEGQAIASVTVTRSNGSSGPVTALISTTSGTAVPGADFGIPASTLVSFADGDTTPKTIQFSIGDDALLETTEVVNLALVNPTGGALLGRQNTAVLEIADNDRFTAQVNFGQVRDLQPIGTDPITGVQFSSNALGILDYNAGGSGNFTDPLLNAGAAAQVMTYGEGRSIVMTVANGFRDRLSFRYAAPFALDPRRDPDGDGLHEVTLYDGPNGTGNILAIIDLPLTADSNLPVGAYALTRDPFVVNFSGIARSVTFGSQADKLILDDIAIG